Sequence from the bacterium genome:
GAATATTGATTCCATCTCCGCTCTACGGGGGTTCTTATCCCATCGCGTTGCACTGTGCAGATGCGTTCCGCGCGCTCGGTCATCAAGTCGAGTTGCTCGATTTCTCCGCGTACTATCCGTTCTTTTCCGGCGCAACGCAACTCACAAGAGACGTCCGTCATCAGCGGACTCTCCAGAGTCTGTTGACGACCTATCTCGCGGAAACGGTGGCGGCCCGTGCCATTGACTGGAAAGCCGATCTCGTGTGGGCGGTGGCACAATCTCCGCTCACGCCGACGGCACTGGAAGAGTTGCGTCGTGACCGAATCCACTCGGCGCTCTGGTTCGTGGAAGATTACACGGTTTTCGGCTACTGGCGACAATTGGCGCCGCACCTCGACGCCGTCTTCACGATCCAAAAAGGCGAGTTTCACAATCAGCTTCGTGCTGCCGGAACGTCGCTCGTTGACTACCTTCCGTGTGCCGCTAATCCGGCCGTCCATCGTCCGCTGGATCTCAGGACGGAAGAACGTTTGCGTTATGGCGCAGAGGTGGCCTTCGTGGGCGCCGGCTACCATAATCGTCAGAATCTCTTCACCCGGCTTCGTCTGCCCGGATTCAAGGTGTGGGGGAATGACTGGCCGCCGGAATCTCACGCCGCTTGTCACGTGCAGGAAGACGGCCGCCGCGTCAGCGCCGAGGAGACGGCCCTCATCTACAACGCGACCACGATCAACCTGAACCTCCATAGCTCGCCGCACCACCCGGAGATCAATCCCCATGGCGACTACGTCAATCCGCGAACCTTCGAGATCGCGGCCTGTGGTGCCTTTCAGCTTACCGACATAAGGCAGAACCTGGCGGAGCTGTTCGGCGAGAGTGATCTCGCCGTATTCAAGCGACCGGACGACATTCCGCGACTCGTCGGGTATTACCTTCACCATGAAACCGAGCGCGCAGGGATGGCGGCGCAAGCTCGGGATCGCGTTCTAAAAGAGCATACCTACGAACACCGCATGACGGCGGCCATCGCGCTTCTTGAGAAAAACCTGCCGCGTCTGGCCGAACGCAAGCGGGGACCGAACTACGTCTCGTCGCTCAAGCGCGCCGTTGCGGATGATGCGGAACTCATGGAGTTCTTGTCATCCTTTGAAGACGATCAGGAAGTCACGCTCGACGACATCGTCGGACGCATCAATGTGGGCAAGGGAGAATTGACGCGCGCGGAGGGATTGTTTTTGCTCATGAAGGAATTTCGTGACTGGGGGCGGGAGAAGGGTGTGATCCAATGAGTGTCCATCGCGTTGCAGCGATCAACTTCACTCGAATGGGGGATATCATTCAGAGTGGAC
This genomic interval carries:
- a CDS encoding glycosyltransferase, whose product is MSDKAEYGKYLCDPQSIAAVRSATDLPTERARNGQPTLTYRGLRLHSSVDPVSEANSAIEEIAEELRRRLSEPESTVTCVVLGPGLGYVVGALSRYAEQTGVVSRIRILCVESDAEVARKALHLRLWEPCEISVCWFVGPAAREELKTRMDHGPRVYIAHPTGYRLNKKFYDELMTDLQERAVPERPLRILIPSPLYGGSYPIALHCADAFRALGHQVELLDFSAYYPFFSGATQLTRDVRHQRTLQSLLTTYLAETVAARAIDWKADLVWAVAQSPLTPTALEELRRDRIHSALWFVEDYTVFGYWRQLAPHLDAVFTIQKGEFHNQLRAAGTSLVDYLPCAANPAVHRPLDLRTEERLRYGAEVAFVGAGYHNRQNLFTRLRLPGFKVWGNDWPPESHAACHVQEDGRRVSAEETALIYNATTINLNLHSSPHHPEINPHGDYVNPRTFEIAACGAFQLTDIRQNLAELFGESDLAVFKRPDDIPRLVGYYLHHETERAGMAAQARDRVLKEHTYEHRMTAAIALLEKNLPRLAERKRGPNYVSSLKRAVADDAELMEFLSSFEDDQEVTLDDIVGRINVGKGELTRAEGLFLLMKEFRDWGREKGVIQ